A part of Hippea maritima DSM 10411 genomic DNA contains:
- a CDS encoding diguanylate cyclase encodes MSQRRESDKLSAIIKEALYRATKRNMVLTPFNYYKVFTEVALEYGLDESEVHKMLYGMADVSASELEDLKKRVLEISTNVKDVTVNMERTLQESEATYDMTVKNIDEYRSKVDNSIASELEKIKYINSSLKAELEAARNVLEKQRKAIENIKDLSLKDHLTGLYLRKYMNEVLDSALYNFNRYSKVFSIIMLDLDDFKKINDTYGHLAGDEVLKVVGSVLKRITRRSDIPIRYGGDEFIVILPETKLEDAMIVAKKIKDKIASITFKKDKIEFKCTASIGITQVREGDTVESLLERVDKALYQTKNSQKGEISVVE; translated from the coding sequence ATGAGTCAAAGAAGAGAATCGGATAAGCTTTCTGCTATAATAAAAGAGGCTCTATATAGGGCTACAAAAAGAAATATGGTTTTGACGCCGTTTAACTACTACAAGGTTTTTACGGAAGTAGCTTTAGAGTATGGTCTTGATGAATCTGAAGTTCATAAAATGCTTTATGGAATGGCTGATGTTTCTGCCTCAGAACTTGAGGATTTAAAGAAAAGAGTGCTTGAGATTTCAACTAACGTAAAAGATGTTACGGTAAATATGGAGAGAACACTTCAAGAGAGTGAAGCTACCTATGATATGACTGTAAAGAATATAGATGAGTATAGGAGTAAGGTTGATAATAGTATAGCTTCAGAGCTTGAAAAAATAAAATATATAAATTCATCTTTAAAAGCAGAGCTTGAGGCTGCAAGGAATGTACTTGAAAAACAGAGAAAAGCCATAGAGAATATAAAGGATCTTTCTCTCAAAGATCATTTAACAGGCCTATACTTGAGAAAATATATGAATGAAGTTTTGGATTCAGCACTGTATAACTTCAATAGATACTCTAAGGTATTTAGCATTATAATGTTAGATTTAGATGATTTTAAAAAGATAAATGATACATATGGCCATTTGGCTGGAGATGAGGTTTTGAAAGTTGTAGGATCAGTTTTGAAAAGGATTACACGAAGAAGCGATATACCTATTAGGTATGGCGGTGATGAATTCATCGTTATATTGCCTGAAACTAAACTCGAAGATGCCATGATAGTTGCAAAAAAGATAAAAGATAAGATAGCATCTATAACTTTTAAAAAAGATAAAATAGAGTTTAAGTGTACAGCTTCTATAGGTATAACCCAGGTAAGAGAAGGAGATACGGTAGAGTCCCTGCTTGAGAGGGTGGATAAGGCATTGTATCAGACAAAAAACAGTCAAAAAGGCGAAATAAGTGTTGTGGAGTGA
- the thiC gene encoding phosphomethylpyrimidine synthase ThiC, whose translation MTQIEAARKGIVTKEMEEVAKAESRPVEFIMEGLKKGTIVIPKNKNHNIKAVGIGEGLRTKVNANIGTSSDIVQLENELKKLDAAVEAKADSVMDLSTGGDLDYIRREILKRSPIVVGNVPIYQTAVEIAQQKGSIVYMTEDDIFETIEKQAEDGIDYMTLHCGVTLESLERLIRQGRVEDIVSRGGSFLSVWMLHNKKQNPLFEHFDRVLEIAREYDVTLSLGDGFRPGAIVDATDRAQIHELILLGELHKKALEAGVQSMIEGPGHVPIDEVITNAKIEKSLCDGAPFYVLGPVVTDIAPGYDHITSAIGGALMAAYGADFLCYVTKAEHVRLPTPEDVREGVIVTRIAAHAADIAKKIPNALEWDLQMSKARKSLNWDKMIELSIDPEYTRKQRQSSLPDEDDVCTMCGKFCAIKLLNKALRNQR comes from the coding sequence ATGACCCAGATAGAGGCTGCAAGAAAAGGCATTGTGACTAAAGAAATGGAAGAAGTGGCCAAGGCGGAGAGTAGGCCTGTTGAATTCATAATGGAGGGTTTAAAAAAAGGAACGATAGTAATACCAAAAAACAAAAATCATAACATAAAAGCAGTTGGTATAGGTGAGGGGTTAAGAACCAAGGTTAATGCTAATATAGGTACATCATCCGATATTGTTCAACTGGAGAATGAGCTTAAAAAGCTTGATGCGGCTGTAGAGGCAAAGGCCGATTCAGTAATGGATTTATCAACAGGCGGTGATTTGGATTATATAAGGAGAGAGATCTTAAAACGCTCCCCTATTGTAGTGGGTAATGTTCCTATATATCAAACGGCTGTTGAGATTGCTCAGCAAAAGGGGTCAATAGTATATATGACAGAAGATGATATATTCGAGACAATAGAAAAACAGGCAGAAGACGGTATAGATTACATGACGTTGCATTGTGGCGTTACGCTTGAAAGCTTAGAAAGGCTCATAAGACAAGGCAGAGTAGAGGATATTGTTTCAAGGGGTGGTTCGTTTTTGAGTGTATGGATGCTTCACAATAAAAAGCAAAATCCGTTATTTGAACATTTTGATAGGGTGTTGGAGATAGCAAGGGAATATGACGTTACGCTCTCTTTGGGCGATGGTTTTAGGCCTGGTGCTATTGTTGATGCAACCGACAGAGCTCAAATCCATGAGCTTATACTGCTTGGCGAATTACACAAGAAGGCTTTAGAGGCAGGCGTTCAGTCAATGATAGAGGGACCAGGACATGTTCCTATTGATGAGGTTATCACAAATGCAAAAATAGAAAAGAGTTTGTGTGATGGGGCTCCTTTTTATGTTTTAGGACCTGTGGTTACTGACATTGCTCCGGGTTATGACCACATAACAAGTGCTATAGGTGGCGCATTAATGGCTGCATATGGTGCGGATTTTCTCTGTTATGTAACGAAGGCTGAGCATGTTAGACTTCCAACACCTGAAGATGTTAGGGAAGGGGTTATTGTTACACGTATAGCCGCTCATGCTGCTGATATTGCCAAAAAGATCCCTAACGCTTTGGAGTGGGATTTACAGATGAGTAAGGCTAGGAAATCTCTTAACTGGGATAAGATGATAGAACTTTCTATTGATCCAGAGTACACAAGGAAACAGAGACAATCATCACTGCCAGATGAAGATGATGTTTGTACGATGTGCGGGAAATTCTGTGCAATAAAACTTCTAAACAAAGCATTAAGGAATCAGAGATGA
- a CDS encoding 4-hydroxy-3-methylbut-2-enyl diphosphate reductase: protein MKIEIAENAGFCYGVMRAIEIANRALKEYKSLYSFGPIIHNPQVVEEYEKKGLKVIETLDEADGPVLIRSHGVPPKVYEDIEKRGLKVIDATCPFVKEAQRYAKQLYDEGYKVVIFGDNEHPEVKAHLGYTNYTASVINSPKTAASIKASRVGVVCQTTQSVERFGLTIGELAKRIRELKVFNTICDATEKRQEAAKELAKRSDIMIVIGGKNSANTRKLYEICKENSRNAYHIETEIELEKNWFDGIENIGITAGASTPSYIIERVYKAIRDIVNG from the coding sequence ATGAAGATAGAAATAGCTGAAAATGCAGGTTTTTGTTATGGTGTTATGAGAGCTATAGAGATAGCCAATAGAGCATTAAAAGAGTATAAAAGCTTGTATTCCTTTGGACCTATAATCCATAATCCTCAAGTGGTGGAAGAGTATGAAAAAAAGGGGTTAAAAGTGATTGAGACTTTGGATGAGGCGGATGGTCCTGTGCTTATCAGATCTCATGGGGTTCCACCGAAGGTCTATGAAGATATAGAAAAAAGAGGGTTAAAGGTCATAGATGCTACCTGTCCTTTTGTTAAAGAGGCTCAGCGTTATGCAAAGCAACTGTATGATGAGGGCTATAAGGTTGTTATATTTGGTGATAATGAACACCCTGAGGTCAAAGCACATTTGGGGTATACAAATTATACAGCTTCAGTGATAAACTCGCCTAAAACTGCAGCTTCAATTAAAGCATCAAGGGTTGGCGTTGTCTGTCAAACTACTCAATCTGTAGAAAGATTTGGTTTAACCATAGGGGAACTTGCAAAAAGGATTAGAGAACTCAAGGTATTTAATACCATATGTGATGCAACTGAAAAAAGACAAGAAGCTGCCAAAGAGCTTGCTAAACGCTCAGATATAATGATAGTTATAGGTGGTAAAAACTCAGCAAATACAAGAAAGTTGTATGAAATATGCAAAGAGAATTCAAGAAATGCATATCATATTGAAACAGAGATAGAGTTAGAGAAAAATTGGTTTGATGGGATTGAGAATATCGGCATAACAGCCGGAGCTTCAACGCCGTCTTACATCATAGAAAGGGTTTATAAAGCCATAAGGGATATTGTAAATGGATGA
- a CDS encoding competence/damage-inducible protein A: protein MLKSAVISVGKEIVSGITQDTNSYFISSCLSRIGIYNRFVLSCDDKAQDIIDTVKFCLNKVDIVITTGGLGPTFDDITIESVATALGKGLYLDSEALKFIHDFYTKLYQEGKIETGGINEKRMKMAYLIEGCKPLKNSIGAAWGVYVKQDKKHLFCLPGIPKEMKPMFEKEVLPVLRKLSNSTMIVKNYDVPINDESVLGEAIDKVMKKYPVYIKSLPIGFESSIMSVRFTAYAQTEDEAKKRIEEAKKELVNLLNNL, encoded by the coding sequence ATGCTTAAATCAGCTGTTATCTCTGTAGGCAAAGAAATAGTATCAGGTATAACGCAGGATACGAATTCCTATTTTATTTCCTCTTGCTTATCCAGAATAGGTATATATAACCGTTTCGTTTTATCTTGTGATGATAAGGCTCAAGATATAATAGATACGGTAAAATTTTGCCTTAATAAGGTTGATATTGTTATAACAACAGGTGGTCTTGGGCCTACATTTGATGATATAACAATAGAATCTGTAGCTACAGCTTTAGGCAAAGGACTGTATCTGGATTCGGAGGCGTTGAAGTTTATACATGATTTTTATACCAAACTTTACCAAGAAGGCAAGATTGAAACAGGTGGCATAAATGAAAAAAGAATGAAGATGGCTTATTTAATAGAAGGTTGTAAACCACTGAAAAACAGTATAGGGGCTGCCTGGGGGGTCTATGTTAAACAAGATAAAAAACATCTATTTTGCCTACCCGGCATTCCGAAAGAGATGAAGCCTATGTTTGAAAAAGAGGTTTTGCCTGTTTTGAGGAAACTTAGTAATTCTACTATGATTGTTAAGAATTATGATGTTCCTATAAATGATGAGAGTGTTTTGGGTGAAGCCATAGATAAGGTTATGAAAAAATACCCCGTTTATATAAAATCCTTACCTATTGGTTTTGAATCCTCTATAATGAGTGTTAGATTTACAGCATACGCACAGACAGAAGATGAGGCAAAAAAAAGAATAGAAGAGGCTAAAAAAGAGCTTGTAAACCTTCTAAACAATCTCTGA
- a CDS encoding inositol monophosphatase family protein — translation MDEWIDIFRFIGRQVFEQIKGVVGTSKARKKLGIGEFGDNTVFIDKLAEDIVIDALCNTKRSCSILTEEKGWVKLGEKFPLIIVDPIDGSLNAKRGIPYYALSIGLADGPSVGNLACGYVMNLSNGDEFWALKGKGAFFNGNRIKNYTKEANVVAVEGIKRQSDGDEVLGIARSFYRVRQNGSTALDMCYTATGGFDAFLHLDDARVIDYAAGKVILEEAGGGLFEWLEDKPFECEISTDKTRRFIGVGNVKVLGIINERLK, via the coding sequence ATGGATGAGTGGATAGATATATTTAGATTTATAGGTAGGCAGGTTTTTGAGCAGATAAAGGGTGTGGTTGGAACATCCAAGGCCAGAAAGAAGCTTGGAATAGGGGAATTTGGCGATAATACGGTTTTTATAGATAAACTCGCAGAGGATATAGTAATAGATGCTCTATGTAATACCAAAAGGAGCTGCTCCATCTTAACTGAGGAGAAGGGGTGGGTTAAATTGGGAGAGAAATTCCCTTTAATAATAGTTGATCCTATTGATGGCAGTCTCAATGCAAAAAGAGGTATTCCTTATTATGCTTTATCTATAGGTCTTGCTGATGGTCCTTCTGTGGGCAATCTTGCGTGTGGCTATGTAATGAATTTATCAAATGGCGATGAATTTTGGGCTTTGAAGGGTAAAGGGGCTTTTTTTAATGGTAATAGGATTAAAAACTATACCAAAGAGGCCAATGTTGTTGCTGTTGAGGGCATAAAAAGGCAGAGTGATGGGGATGAGGTTTTGGGTATAGCACGCTCTTTTTACAGGGTCAGGCAAAACGGCTCTACAGCGCTGGATATGTGTTATACGGCAACAGGCGGCTTTGATGCGTTTTTACATTTAGATGATGCAAGGGTTATTGATTATGCAGCTGGTAAGGTTATATTAGAAGAGGCGGGTGGCGGCTTATTTGAGTGGTTGGAGGATAAGCCGTTCGAATGTGAAATATCAACTGACAAGACCCGTAGGTTTATTGGTGTGGGAAATGTAAAGGTTTTGGGTATTATAAATGAGAGGCTTAAGTAG
- the thrC gene encoding threonine synthase encodes MKYKSTRGGVSDLNFTDAFLMGLATDGGLIVPQTIPNVDLDNLRDLDYNNLAFEIFRLFIDDIPYNDLRTLIGKSYSTFDTQEVTPVVKKNGLFILELFHGPTFAFKDVALQFLGNLFEYVLKKRNTYVNVLGATSGDTGSAAIYGLKGKENINIFILHPHNKVSKVQELQMTTVEDVNVYNLAIEGTFDDCQAIVKSIFNDLKFKEKYHLAAVNSINWARILAQIVYYFYAYFKSGVDKAYFSVPTGNFGDIFAGYMAKRMGLPIEKLILATNSNDILYRFVNYGDYSTGKVVKTLSPSMDIQVASNFERYLYYLSDENSIRVKELMDEFTRTKKLKFEGDLLKKVQLDFESYRAGVEDTLATIKRFYEETGYIVDPHTAAGVFAAIKAGYRDVICLSTAHPAKFPDAIMDAIGAYPEKPRAISELEDKNKRMWVLGNSVDEVKKFIEKKLQKG; translated from the coding sequence ATGAAGTATAAGAGCACTCGAGGTGGCGTTAGTGATTTGAATTTTACTGATGCCTTTTTAATGGGTCTTGCTACAGATGGTGGTTTGATAGTTCCTCAGACCATTCCAAATGTTGACTTGGATAATCTAAGAGATTTAGATTATAACAATCTTGCTTTTGAGATATTTAGGCTATTTATTGATGACATTCCATATAATGATTTAAGAACCCTTATTGGTAAGAGCTATTCGACGTTTGATACACAAGAAGTGACACCTGTTGTAAAGAAGAATGGCCTGTTTATACTTGAATTATTCCATGGACCTACATTTGCCTTTAAAGATGTAGCACTACAGTTTCTGGGTAACCTATTTGAGTATGTTTTAAAGAAAAGGAATACCTATGTTAATGTTTTGGGTGCTACAAGTGGAGATACGGGTTCTGCTGCCATATATGGATTAAAGGGCAAAGAAAATATAAACATATTTATACTTCACCCGCATAATAAGGTTAGCAAGGTTCAAGAGCTTCAAATGACCACTGTTGAAGATGTAAATGTATACAATTTAGCCATTGAAGGCACTTTTGACGACTGTCAGGCGATTGTTAAAAGCATATTTAACGATCTTAAGTTTAAAGAAAAATATCATCTGGCTGCTGTAAACTCGATAAATTGGGCTCGAATTTTAGCCCAAATCGTTTACTATTTTTATGCCTACTTTAAAAGCGGCGTAGATAAAGCTTACTTTAGTGTTCCGACAGGTAATTTTGGTGATATATTTGCAGGCTACATGGCAAAAAGAATGGGTTTGCCTATCGAAAAGCTTATTTTGGCCACAAACTCAAACGATATACTCTACAGGTTTGTTAATTACGGCGATTACTCAACCGGTAAGGTGGTAAAAACACTTTCTCCGTCTATGGATATTCAGGTTGCAAGCAACTTTGAGAGATATCTTTATTATCTGTCTGATGAAAATTCAATTAGAGTTAAAGAGCTGATGGATGAGTTCACAAGGACAAAAAAACTTAAATTTGAAGGTGATTTGCTTAAAAAGGTTCAATTAGATTTTGAGTCATACAGGGCCGGTGTTGAGGATACACTCGCAACGATAAAACGGTTTTACGAAGAGACAGGTTATATTGTGGACCCTCATACAGCAGCTGGTGTTTTTGCAGCCATTAAGGCTGGATATCGTGATGTTATATGTTTATCAACCGCTCACCCTGCAAAGTTCCCAGATGCCATTATGGATGCTATAGGTGCCTATCCCGAAAAACCCAGAGCAATTTCTGAGCTTGAAGATAAAAATAAACGCATGTGGGTGCTTGGTAACAGCGTTGATGAGGTTAAGAAATTTATAGAGAAAAAATTGCAAAAGGGTTAA
- a CDS encoding HU family DNA-binding protein: MTKAELIEKVAEKTGATKSQTKKVIDAALETIMDAVAAGEKVGFAGFGTFYVSKRSARMGRNPRTGEKLQIEAFNLPSFKCGRIFKEKVNK, from the coding sequence ATGACAAAGGCTGAGCTAATAGAAAAGGTAGCAGAAAAAACAGGAGCTACCAAGAGTCAGACGAAGAAGGTTATTGACGCAGCCTTGGAAACCATCATGGACGCTGTGGCAGCTGGGGAGAAGGTTGGTTTTGCGGGATTTGGTACTTTCTATGTAAGCAAAAGATCAGCAAGAATGGGTAGAAACCCAAGAACGGGTGAGAAGCTTCAAATAGAGGCTTTCAACTTGCCAAGTTTTAAATGCGGCAGAATCTTTAAGGAAAAGGTCAACAAGTAG
- a CDS encoding prephenate dehydrogenase, with the protein MFDAIGIVGVGLIGGSIALDAKSLGLTKKILGFDKDEGVLDRALQLGVIDKKGDGFDVGECDLVIVATPVRSIPSVLRDVFGKAKDGSIVIDVGSVKKPIVDSVTEFLEENVYYVPVHPIAGIERFGINAATNGLFRNAYCIITPFNGMNKEKANIVGEFLEKLGMKLIFMEPKLHDEVFGFVSHLPHAIAYTLVGLAAKKNENYRFIGGGFRDYTRVASSSEKMWSDIFFMNKVNLIASIEDFIGELFKLKNKIEKNDYDGVIEYLKMARLFRESLDG; encoded by the coding sequence ATGTTTGATGCTATAGGAATAGTAGGCGTTGGTTTAATTGGTGGAAGTATTGCCTTAGATGCAAAGTCATTGGGTTTAACTAAAAAGATTTTAGGTTTTGATAAAGATGAGGGTGTTTTAGATAGAGCATTACAACTTGGCGTGATTGACAAGAAAGGTGATGGGTTTGATGTTGGGGAGTGTGATTTAGTAATTGTTGCAACCCCTGTAAGAAGTATTCCGAGCGTTTTGAGGGATGTTTTTGGTAAAGCAAAAGATGGATCTATTGTAATAGATGTTGGCAGTGTCAAAAAACCTATTGTAGATAGTGTTACAGAATTTTTAGAAGAAAATGTGTATTATGTGCCTGTTCATCCTATAGCTGGCATTGAGAGATTTGGTATTAATGCGGCAACTAATGGCTTGTTTAGAAACGCCTATTGCATTATAACCCCGTTTAATGGGATGAATAAAGAAAAAGCAAATATAGTAGGTGAATTTTTAGAAAAACTCGGCATGAAACTTATATTCATGGAGCCTAAGCTACATGATGAAGTGTTTGGTTTTGTTAGTCATTTACCCCATGCTATAGCATACACACTTGTTGGTTTGGCTGCAAAAAAGAATGAAAACTACAGGTTTATAGGTGGTGGTTTTAGAGATTATACACGTGTCGCATCATCGTCTGAGAAAATGTGGAGTGATATATTTTTTATGAATAAGGTCAACTTAATAGCTTCTATAGAGGATTTTATAGGTGAACTTTTTAAGTTGAAAAATAAAATTGAAAAAAACGACTATGACGGTGTAATTGAGTATTTGAAAATGGCCCGTTTATTTAGGGAGAGCTTGGATGGGTAG
- a CDS encoding biotin--[acetyl-CoA-carboxylase] ligase, with amino-acid sequence MNSIILDELYKNLGKYITSDKMCKKLGISRIAIWNRIKNLQKLGYKIEGKRSVGYILKEEAKDILIPYEIRRRLNTEIFGRRIEYFRLTSSTMDEAEYLIEKDENVDGAIVIAEEQTSGRGRQKRKWLSPQGENVYVSLIFKPKGMNVSDSIALMFAISIAIKEALSDFGVEDAKIKWPNDVMVNDKKIAGVLVETKSESGILSHAIIGFGINVNMEHMPDELKDKATSIKIETGIHVDRATLLSNILFYFENLIKMLDRDGKKAIFDLWRKYNNTLGRKVEVLSDKENFSGFAKDIDENGFLLVDIGGNIKKVITAESVRFVE; translated from the coding sequence ATGAATAGTATAATATTAGATGAGTTGTACAAGAATTTAGGTAAATACATAACCAGCGATAAGATGTGTAAAAAACTGGGCATTAGTAGAATAGCTATTTGGAATAGAATAAAAAACCTACAGAAATTAGGCTACAAGATCGAAGGTAAACGCAGTGTCGGCTATATCTTAAAGGAAGAGGCTAAAGATATCTTGATTCCATACGAAATACGAAGAAGGCTTAATACAGAGATATTTGGTAGGCGTATTGAGTATTTTAGGCTTACATCATCTACTATGGATGAAGCTGAATATTTGATAGAAAAGGATGAAAATGTAGATGGTGCCATAGTAATTGCAGAAGAGCAAACCTCTGGCAGAGGTAGACAAAAGAGGAAATGGCTTTCGCCGCAGGGTGAAAATGTTTATGTGTCTTTGATATTTAAACCAAAGGGTATGAATGTATCTGATTCTATAGCTCTGATGTTTGCCATTTCGATTGCAATCAAAGAAGCATTGAGTGACTTTGGGGTTGAGGATGCAAAAATAAAATGGCCAAACGATGTAATGGTTAATGATAAAAAGATAGCTGGCGTTTTGGTTGAAACTAAGAGTGAATCTGGAATTTTAAGTCACGCCATAATAGGTTTTGGCATAAATGTAAATATGGAGCATATGCCAGATGAATTAAAAGATAAAGCAACAAGCATTAAAATAGAAACAGGTATACATGTTGACAGGGCAACGCTTCTTTCGAATATACTTTTTTATTTTGAGAATTTAATAAAGATGTTGGATAGAGATGGGAAAAAGGCCATTTTTGATCTTTGGAGAAAATATAATAATACGTTAGGCAGGAAAGTTGAAGTTTTAAGTGACAAAGAAAACTTCAGTGGGTTCGCTAAAGACATAGATGAAAATGGCTTTTTGCTTGTTGATATAGGGGGCAATATAAAAAAAGTTATAACAGCTGAAAGTGTGAGGTTTGTTGAATGA
- the cmk gene encoding (d)CMP kinase, giving the protein MGRFVITIDGPAGSGKSSIAELLSKRDGFVHINSGAFYRSIAFILGDKPTDEELKKLKLDVRIKDGKMIVFYNGERIDDKLQAESIGRIASKIAKLSFVRDFVNSTIRKVAMNGMFVVDGRDCGSVMFKDADLKIYLTASAEERARRRAAQTNEDYDFVLKEIKDRDEQDKNREIAPLVKPYGAFEIDSTKLDIEGVYKRIKSLMGKSDEDRNS; this is encoded by the coding sequence ATGGGTAGGTTTGTGATAACCATAGATGGGCCGGCTGGAAGCGGTAAGAGCTCTATAGCCGAACTTTTAAGTAAAAGGGATGGTTTTGTTCATATAAACAGCGGCGCATTTTACAGAAGCATTGCCTTTATCTTAGGTGATAAACCTACAGATGAGGAACTTAAAAAACTCAAGCTTGATGTTAGGATTAAAGATGGAAAGATGATTGTGTTTTATAATGGTGAGAGAATAGATGATAAATTACAGGCAGAAAGCATAGGAAGGATAGCTTCCAAGATTGCAAAACTTAGTTTTGTTAGGGATTTTGTTAATTCGACGATAAGAAAAGTCGCAATGAATGGCATGTTTGTGGTGGATGGCAGGGATTGCGGCAGTGTTATGTTTAAAGATGCTGATCTTAAGATATATCTGACTGCCTCTGCTGAGGAGAGGGCAAGAAGAAGGGCTGCACAAACAAATGAAGATTATGATTTTGTTCTGAAGGAGATAAAAGACAGGGATGAGCAGGATAAAAATAGAGAGATTGCCCCACTTGTGAAGCCTTATGGTGCCTTTGAGATAGATTCAACTAAACTTGATATAGAAGGGGTTTATAAAAGGATAAAGTCTTTAATGGGGAAGAGTGATGAAGATAGAAATAGCTGA
- the hisC gene encoding histidinol-phosphate transaminase, whose product MFVEEYITKLKPYEGGKPIEELRRELGIKGEIIKLASNENPLGPSKKAIKAIKKIAESVNLYPDGDCYYLKEKLSNKLGVSRDNLVFGNGSDELLELIFRTFATKNGDEILYCYPSFVEYKIIGSSFNKKLVEVPLKGFSYDIDELIKAINSNTRIIFLNTPNNPTGTIIKRSDIERVIEATDSNKTLVVIDEAYYEYAIAEDDYEELLDLYKKGNVVILRTFSKAYGLAGLRIGYGIAGEEIIDYLNRVRPPFNVNLVAQHAALAALDDEEHIRRSVEVNRAGKEYLYREFDNMGITYIKTYANFILFDAKKDANYVYGELLKRGVIVRSMAGYGYKSMLRVTIGTPRENEIFIKNLREVLDV is encoded by the coding sequence ATGTTTGTTGAGGAATACATAACAAAGCTAAAACCATACGAGGGTGGAAAACCAATAGAGGAACTGAGAAGGGAGTTGGGTATTAAGGGTGAGATAATAAAGCTTGCCTCGAACGAAAACCCACTTGGCCCATCAAAGAAGGCCATAAAAGCCATAAAAAAAATAGCCGAAAGTGTCAATCTTTATCCTGATGGTGATTGCTATTATCTAAAGGAGAAATTGTCAAATAAACTTGGTGTATCGAGAGACAACCTTGTATTTGGTAATGGTTCAGATGAACTGCTTGAGCTTATTTTTAGAACATTTGCGACAAAAAATGGGGATGAAATCCTGTATTGCTATCCTTCGTTTGTTGAGTATAAAATCATAGGCAGCTCTTTTAACAAAAAATTAGTTGAGGTGCCGCTTAAGGGGTTCTCATACGATATAGATGAATTAATCAAGGCAATAAATAGCAATACGCGCATTATATTCCTTAACACACCCAATAACCCTACAGGTACGATTATAAAAAGGAGCGATATAGAGAGGGTTATAGAGGCTACAGATAGCAATAAGACGCTTGTTGTTATAGATGAGGCGTATTATGAATACGCCATTGCTGAGGATGATTATGAGGAGCTGCTTGATCTTTATAAAAAAGGCAATGTTGTTATATTGAGAACATTTTCCAAGGCTTACGGTCTTGCGGGATTGAGAATTGGTTATGGAATTGCAGGTGAGGAGATAATAGATTATCTAAACAGGGTGCGCCCGCCTTTTAATGTTAATTTAGTTGCCCAGCATGCTGCTTTGGCTGCATTGGATGATGAGGAGCATATAAGAAGGAGTGTTGAGGTTAACAGGGCTGGCAAGGAATACCTATACCGTGAATTTGATAATATGGGCATAACATATATAAAAACCTATGCAAATTTCATTCTGTTTGATGCAAAGAAGGACGCTAACTATGTGTATGGGGAACTACTAAAAAGGGGCGTCATAGTACGCTCAATGGCGGGTTATGGGTATAAAAGTATGCTTAGAGTAACAATAGGGACACCTAGAGAAAATGAGATATTCATAAAAAATCTAAGAGAAGTGTTGGATGTTTGA